Below is a genomic region from Delftia tsuruhatensis.
GCAACCAGCTGAGCTGGTCGTCCTGGCCCAGTTGCTGCACGCGTTCGATGCCGTACACGCCCAGGGCGGTGGGGATGGGCAGCAGCCAGCCCAGCCAGTCTCCCAGCCCGTGCAGGTAGAAGCGGTGCAGGCCCAGCGGGCCGCCGATGAAGGCCAGCCATGCGGCCAGGGTCTTGTTCTTGTGGCGCGGCACCGGCGCAGGCGCGGTGTCGTTCAGGGGCATGCCGGGTCGGTTCATGTGCCCATTATTCGGGCGAACTGCGGTCGCCGTCTCCCAGGGTCTTCTCCATGAGTACGATGTCCAGCCAGCGGCCGAACTTCCAGCCCATGGAGCGCAGCGTGCCGGCAGGACTGAAGCCCGCGGCGCGGTGCACACCGACGGAGCCGGCATTGGCCGAATCGCCGATCACTGCCAGCAGCTTGCGCACGCCTGCGGCCTCGCAATCGCGCGACAGCGCGTCCAGCAGCAGGCGGCCCACGCCCTGGCCACGGGCCGCCTCATTCACATAGATGGAGTCTTCGGCCGAGAAACGGTAGGCCGGGCGGGGCTTGAACCAGTTGGCGTAGGCAAAGCCCAGTACCAGGCCCTGCGCGTCCACGGCCACCAGGTAGGGCAGGCCCTTGGCCAGCACATCGGCGCGGCGCGCGGCCATGTCGGATTCGGAAGGGGGATCGGTCTCGAAGGTGCCCGTGCCATGCAGCACATGGTGGCGGTAGATGGCGGTGATGGCGGCGAGATCGCCGTCCTGGCTGGGTCGGATGCTAGGCATGGGAGAAGAAGTTCGATATAATGATCGGCTTTACGGCGTGTCGCTGGCCGGGTGGCCATGTCGCGTGTCTCAACGCCGCAAAACTGTGCAGCCGTTCATTGTCTAGCTAATGCATGGTGGCTGCGCCCACCCGAAGGATAAATCATGGTCGTCATTCGACTCTCCCGCGGCGGTTCCAAGGCCCGTCCGTTCTACAACATCGTTGCCGCCGACAAGCGTGTTCGCCGCGATGGCTCGTTCATCGAGCGCCTGGGCTTCTACAACCCCAACGCCCGTGGCGGCGAAGAGGGTCTGCGCGTCGCTCTGGACCGCGTCAACTACTGGAAGAGCGTTGGTGCGCAGACTTCCGAGACTGCCGATCGCCTGATCAGCCAGGCCACCAAGAAGGCTGCCTGATCCGCATCCCCTCTTGAAAGCGGGTTCCGTTGGCTTGTCTGACGGGGCCCGTTTTTGTTTTCACCTTCCCTTATCGACCGTCCACCGACTGCCATGAGCCACATGCCCGAACTCGAAGCCAGCGTCCTGCCTGCCGATGCCGTGGAGGTCGGCCGCATCGCCGAAGCCTGGGGCATCAAGGGCTGGTTCAAGGTGGCCGCCTTCAGCTCCGACCCCGAGGCCTTGTTCACCGCCAGGCAGTGGTACCTGCAGCCCGCCGAGAAAGGCGCGCGGCAGTTTTCGGGAACCTTGCTGCTGCCGGTCAAGCAGGCGCGTGTGCATTCCGACTCGGTGGTCGCCACGTCGCCTTCCGTCCTCGACCGCAATGCGGCCGAGGCGCTGCGCGGTGCGCGCATCTTCGTGGCGCGCAGCGACTTTCCGCAGCCCGAGGACGGTGAGTACTACTGGGTCGACCTGATGGGCCTGTCTGTGGTCAATCGTGAAGGCGTGGCTCTGGGCATCGTGCGCGATCTGCTGTCCACGGGGCCGCAGACCGTGCTTGTGCTGGCCTATGAAGAGGATGGCAAGGAGCGCGAGCGCATGATTCCCTTTGTCGACGCCTATGTGGACAAGGTGGATCTGCCGGGCAAGACCATTGTCGCGGACTGGCAACCCGACTACTGACCTCCGATCGCCATGCGCTTCGACATCATCACGCTGTTTCCCGAGCTGTTCGCGCCCTTTCTTGAAAGCGGCGTGACCCGTCGTGCCTATGCATCAGGCCAGGTCGGCGTGCATCTGTGGAACCCGCGCGACCACGCCCAGGGCAATTACCGGCGCGTGGATGACAGGCCCTTTGGCGGAGGCCCGGGCATGGTGATGATGGCCGAGCCTTTGCTGCGCTGCCTGGAGACGGCGCAGCAGGCGCGCCGTGACGCGGGTGAGGCCGGGTCGGCTCCCGTGGTGCTGTTTTCACCCATCGGCACCACGCTGCGCCACGGTGTCGTTGCCGACTGGGCGCAGGGGCCGGGCGCCATCCTGCTGTGCGGGCGCTACGAGGGCCTGGACCAGCGTTTCATCGATGCCCATGTGACCCATCAGTTGAGCCTGGGGGACTTCGTGCTCTCCGGTGGCGAGATCGCGGCCATGGCCCTGCTCGATGCGGTGGCGCGGTTGCAGCCGGGAGTGCTCAACGACGAGGGCAGCTTCCAGCAGGACAGCTTCAATCCCGCGCTGGACGGCCTGCTCGACTGCCCGCACTACACGCGTCCCGAAGTCTGGGAAGGGCGCGAGGTGCCCGCGGCGCTGTTGTCCGGGCACCACGCCCAGATCGAGCGCTGGCGCCGCGACCAGCGCCTGGCCATCACCGCCAGGCACCGCCCGGAGCTGATCGAGCAGGCGCGTGCCCAGGGTCTGCTCAACGCCAAGGACGAGGGGTTTTTGGCAAAAAACGCCTGCGGGCTATAATGCCGGATTCTTCGATCCTCTATCCGGCCGCTGCTGTGCCTTAAAGCAGCCATGGCGCCAATCCCGGTGCTTGCCAATCCTGGCGCGGACAAGATCGATGGGATTTGACCATGAACCTGATCCAGACCCTCGAGCAAGAGGAAATCGCCCGTCTGAACAAGACCATCCCCCAGTTCGCCCCTGGTGACACCGTCATCGTGAGCGTGAACGTGGTTGAAGGCAGCCGCAAGCGCGTGCAGGCCTACGAAGGCGTGGTGATCGCCAAGCGCAACCGCGGCCTGAACAGCGGCTTCACCGTGCGCAAGATCTCCAGCGGCGAAGGCGTGGAGCGTACGTTCCAGACCTACTCTCCCCTGATCGCCGGCATCGAAGTCAAGCGCCGCGGCGATGTGCGTCGTGCCAAGCTGTACTACCTGCGCGAGCGCAGCGGCAAGTCGGCCCGCATCAAGGAAAAGCTGCCGTCGCGCGTCAAGGTTTCTGCCGAAGCCTGAGCACCTGCGCCACAGCCGGAAAGCCGCTACAGTCGCCTGTAGCGGCTTTTTTGTTGCCTAGCCGGCTCCACACTCCCTCATCCCTCGTGTCCTCTTTGCCCCCTATCGACAATCCCGAGCCCACTGGCGGCCCCAGGCCCGTGGCCATGCCGTCGATCGCCGATCCACGCCAGGCCCCTTTGGTTGGCATCGACAGCCATCTGCCGGCGGTCCCTGCCGAGGTCCGCACGCCCGAGGCCCTGCGCAGGCGCTTCGCGCTTCCGCCGCAGTGGGCCCCCGAGGTGGTGCGCGAGAAACGCTTCAGCGATCGCCAGCCCGCCGATGCGGCCGTGCTCGTGCCCATCGTGCTGCGCGACGAGCCGACGGTGCTGCTGACCGAGCGCACGGCCCACCTGTCCACGCACTCCGGCCAGGTGGCCTTTCCCGGCGGCAAGCGCGACCCCGAGGACGGTTCGGCCCAGGCCACGGCCTTGCGGGAGGCGCAGGAGGAGGTCGGGCTGGCGGCCGGCGATGTGGAGGTGCTGGGCACGCTGCCGATCTACATCACGGGCACGGCCTTCCTGATCACGCCGGTGGTGGCGCTGGTCGATCCGCGGGCGCGGCTGCAACCCAATCCCTACGAGGTGGCGGACGTGTTCGAGGTGCCTCTGGCCTTCCTGCTCGACCCCGCCAACCACGAACGCCATGCCATGGTCTGGAACGGCGTGCCGCGCGAGTGGTTCGCCATGCCCTACCAGGATGGGGACCGCCAGCGCTACATCTGGGGCGCGACGGCGGGCATGCTGCGCAATCTTTACCGATTCCTGTCGGCCTGAGCCCCGGATCGGGTGGCGTGCCATCCAGTGGTCACGGGTTGGGATGGCTGGCCCAGTATGATGGCCGGATGAGTTTCTTTGCCATTTTGATCGCCCTGCTGATCGAGCAGGCGCGACCCCTGGCTCCCGCCAATCTCGTGCATGCCGGTTATCGTGCCTGGACGGTATCGGTGCGGCGCAACTTCGATGCCGGCCAGGCGCACCACGGTTGGCTGGCCTGGACCGTTGCAGTGGCGCTGCCCTGCGTGCTGGTGATGGGTATCTACCTGCTGCTGCTGTGGGGGGTGGGCTGGCCTCTGGCCATGGTCTGGAATGTGGCCGTGCTCTACGTGACGCTGGGCTTTCGCCAGTTCAGCCACCATTTCACCCGGATCCGCGACGCGCTGGATGCCGGTGACGAATATGCCGCACGCGAGGCCCTGGCGCACTGGCAGCAGGTCGATGCCAGCGAGGTGCCGCGCAGCGAGGTGGTGCGCCATGTGATCGAGTACTCGGTGCTGGCTGCGCACCGCCATGTGTTCGGCGTGCTGTTCTGGTTCTCGGCGCTGGCGGCGCTGGGGCTGGGTCCGCTGGGTGCCGTGTTCTATCGCATGACCGAGCATTTGTCGCGCTCCTGGTCGCGCAAGGGGCTGGTGGGCGGTTCCCAGGTCAGCCCCCAGCTCCAGCATGCGGCGCGCCAGGCCTGGACCGTGATCGACTGGCTGCCTGCCCGATTGACCGCGCTGTCGTTCGCCGTGGTCGGCAGCTTCGAAGAGGCCATCGAGGGGTGGCGCTTCCATGCCCAGCGCTTTCCCAACGACAACGACGGCGTCATCCTGGCCGCGACGTCGGGCGCCATCAACGTGCGCCTGGGTGGCGAGGCGCTCAAGCGCCGCGAGGGCATCTCGGTGACGCGCGACGATGGCGAGGAGATCGACCTGGATGTGGACAGCGAGGCCACGCCGGGCCGCGAGCCCGAGATCGGCCACCTGCGCAGCGTCGTCGGCTTGGTCTGGCGCTCGGTCGTGGTCTGGCTGCTGCTGCTGGCTCTGCTGTCGCTGGCACGCCTGCTGGGCTGAGCAGCCCGGTCAGTACTTTTTCGCCTGGCTCAGTTCGTCGAACAGCTCGGCATAGATGTAGTAGCGGTTGGCGCTGATGTCGTGGTCGGCGTCCATGCCGTTTTCCTCGTCTTCAACGCGGGGCATGACGGCGCAGCCCGGCTCGTGCAGATGGGTGCAGTTGTAGAACTTGCATTCCTGTGCATGGGCGCCGATGTCGGGCATGCAGCGGGGCAGGTCGGTCGGCTCTATGTGGTGCAGGCCGAATTCCTGGAAGCCCGGCGAATCGATCAGCGCCGTCGTGCGCTCCTCGTCCATCCAGTACCAGCTGGTCGTCGTGGTCGTGTGCTTGCCCGAGTTCAGTGCCTGCGAGATCTCGTTGGTGGCCGCGCGCGCGCCGGGCACCAGCAGGTTGATCAGGGTGCTCTTGCCCGAGCCGGACGGGCCCAGCACCAGCGTGGCCTTGCCCTGGAGGTGCTGCATCAGCAGCTGGCGGTCGGCTTCCCCCTCATTGGCCAATGAAAGCGCCAGCACCTCGTAGTGCGGTGTTTCCCGGCCCAGGTACATCTCGCGATAAGGCGCCAGGCGCTCCCAGGCGTCGGCAAAGGGTTCGGTCAGGTCGCGCTTGTTCAGGGCGATCAGGGGCTTGATGTGCGTGGCCTCGGCCGTGATCAGGGCCCGGGCCAGCTGGCTCTCGGAGAACACCGGCTCGGCCGCGATCAGGATCAGCACCTGGTCGATGTTGGCCGCGAAGGACTTGGTGCGGATCTCGTCCTGGCGATAGAACAGGTTGCGCCGCTCCAGCACCTTCTCTATGGTGCCTTCCTCGCCCTGGCCCGCAGGCGGCAACTGCCAGCGCACGCGGTCACCGACCACGGTCTGGCTTTTCTTGCCGCGCGGATGGCAGATGTGGCGTGCGCCGTCCTCGGTCTCGACCACGCAGTGGCGGCCGTGGCTGGAAACGACCAGGCCTTCGCGCAGTGCGGCGCGCTCAGCCATGGGACACCGGGTTGCGCTTCATGGACGCTCCAGCAGCGCATCGATGCGCCGCGCGCATTCGATGTCGGTGGACGAGATACCGTTCACGTCATGGGTGTTCAGGCGCACGCCGCAACGGCCATAGCTCACGGCCAGATCGGGGTGATGGTCCTGCTGGTGGGCGATCAGGGCCAGCGCGTTCACGAAGGCCATGGTCTCGTAGTAGTTGGCGAAAGCGTAGCTCCTGGCGATGGCGTCGCCATCGAGCTGCCAGCCGGGCAGGGTGGCCAGCGCGGCGCGCAGTTCGTCGGAAGTCAGCGCGC
It encodes:
- the rplS gene encoding 50S ribosomal protein L19, with amino-acid sequence MNLIQTLEQEEIARLNKTIPQFAPGDTVIVSVNVVEGSRKRVQAYEGVVIAKRNRGLNSGFTVRKISSGEGVERTFQTYSPLIAGIEVKRRGDVRRAKLYYLRERSGKSARIKEKLPSRVKVSAEA
- the rimM gene encoding ribosome maturation factor RimM (Essential for efficient processing of 16S rRNA); protein product: MSHMPELEASVLPADAVEVGRIAEAWGIKGWFKVAAFSSDPEALFTARQWYLQPAEKGARQFSGTLLLPVKQARVHSDSVVATSPSVLDRNAAEALRGARIFVARSDFPQPEDGEYYWVDLMGLSVVNREGVALGIVRDLLSTGPQTVLVLAYEEDGKERERMIPFVDAYVDKVDLPGKTIVADWQPDY
- a CDS encoding CoA pyrophosphatase gives rise to the protein MPSIADPRQAPLVGIDSHLPAVPAEVRTPEALRRRFALPPQWAPEVVREKRFSDRQPADAAVLVPIVLRDEPTVLLTERTAHLSTHSGQVAFPGGKRDPEDGSAQATALREAQEEVGLAAGDVEVLGTLPIYITGTAFLITPVVALVDPRARLQPNPYEVADVFEVPLAFLLDPANHERHAMVWNGVPREWFAMPYQDGDRQRYIWGATAGMLRNLYRFLSA
- a CDS encoding CobD/CbiB family protein, whose amino-acid sequence is MSFFAILIALLIEQARPLAPANLVHAGYRAWTVSVRRNFDAGQAHHGWLAWTVAVALPCVLVMGIYLLLLWGVGWPLAMVWNVAVLYVTLGFRQFSHHFTRIRDALDAGDEYAAREALAHWQQVDASEVPRSEVVRHVIEYSVLAAHRHVFGVLFWFSALAALGLGPLGAVFYRMTEHLSRSWSRKGLVGGSQVSPQLQHAARQAWTVIDWLPARLTALSFAVVGSFEEAIEGWRFHAQRFPNDNDGVILAATSGAINVRLGGEALKRREGISVTRDDGEEIDLDVDSEATPGREPEIGHLRSVVGLVWRSVVVWLLLLALLSLARLLG
- a CDS encoding GNAT family N-acetyltransferase translates to MPSIRPSQDGDLAAITAIYRHHVLHGTGTFETDPPSESDMAARRADVLAKGLPYLVAVDAQGLVLGFAYANWFKPRPAYRFSAEDSIYVNEAARGQGVGRLLLDALSRDCEAAGVRKLLAVIGDSANAGSVGVHRAAGFSPAGTLRSMGWKFGRWLDIVLMEKTLGDGDRSSPE
- the rpsP gene encoding 30S ribosomal protein S16, with protein sequence MVVIRLSRGGSKARPFYNIVAADKRVRRDGSFIERLGFYNPNARGGEEGLRVALDRVNYWKSVGAQTSETADRLISQATKKAA
- the trmD gene encoding tRNA (guanosine(37)-N1)-methyltransferase TrmD, encoding MRFDIITLFPELFAPFLESGVTRRAYASGQVGVHLWNPRDHAQGNYRRVDDRPFGGGPGMVMMAEPLLRCLETAQQARRDAGEAGSAPVVLFSPIGTTLRHGVVADWAQGPGAILLCGRYEGLDQRFIDAHVTHQLSLGDFVLSGGEIAAMALLDAVARLQPGVLNDEGSFQQDSFNPALDGLLDCPHYTRPEVWEGREVPAALLSGHHAQIERWRRDQRLAITARHRPELIEQARAQGLLNAKDEGFLAKNACGL
- a CDS encoding 4a-hydroxytetrahydrobiopterin dehydratase; its protein translation is MSTQRLQQQDWSTQQRRALTSDELRAALATLPGWQLDGDAIARSYAFANYYETMAFVNALALIAHQQDHHPDLAVSYGRCGVRLNTHDVNGISSTDIECARRIDALLERP
- the rsgA gene encoding ribosome small subunit-dependent GTPase A yields the protein MAERAALREGLVVSSHGRHCVVETEDGARHICHPRGKKSQTVVGDRVRWQLPPAGQGEEGTIEKVLERRNLFYRQDEIRTKSFAANIDQVLILIAAEPVFSESQLARALITAEATHIKPLIALNKRDLTEPFADAWERLAPYREMYLGRETPHYEVLALSLANEGEADRQLLMQHLQGKATLVLGPSGSGKSTLINLLVPGARAATNEISQALNSGKHTTTTTSWYWMDEERTTALIDSPGFQEFGLHHIEPTDLPRCMPDIGAHAQECKFYNCTHLHEPGCAVMPRVEDEENGMDADHDISANRYYIYAELFDELSQAKKY